One region of Mangifera indica cultivar Alphonso chromosome 3, CATAS_Mindica_2.1, whole genome shotgun sequence genomic DNA includes:
- the LOC123212174 gene encoding cytochrome P450 86A22-like codes for MDTTTALMLLTVLAAYLIWLKVISRFLSGPRVWPLLGSLPGLIQNANRLHDWISDNLRACGGTYQTCTIALPFLSRKQGLVTVTCDPKNVEHILKARFDNYPKGPNWQSVFHDLLGDGIFNSDGDTWRFQRKTAALEFTTRTLRQAMARWVNRAIKYRFCPILESAQVKAKPVDLQDLLLRITFDNICGLTFGKDPQTLSAGLPENDFALAFDRATEATLQRFILPQAIWRLKRCLRLGMEVSMSQSLEHMDAYLSNIINTRKLELLSRQEGGTPHDDLLSRFMKKKESYSDTFLQHVALNFILAGRDTSSVAMSWFFWLVSQNPRVEEKILTEICTVLMESRGSDISKWLDEPLAFDEVDQLTYLKAALSETLRLYPSVPQDSKHVVSDDVLPTGTFVPAGSSVTYSIYAMGRMKFIWGEDFSEFKPERWLNSDGKKFEAQDSYKFVAFNAGPRICLGKDLAYLQMKSITAAVLLRHRLTLVPGHRVEQKMSLTLFMKYGLLVNVQPRELKPIVEKINPGIYQRVEMVAGIA; via the coding sequence ATGGATACGACAACTGCTTTAATGCTGTTAACGGTTTTAGCGGCTTATTTAATATGGCTCAAGGTGATATCAAGATTTTTGAGCGGGCCACGTGTCTGGCCTCTATTGGGTAGCCTCCCTGGCCTCATCCAAAACGCTAATCGTTTGCATGACTGGATTTCGGACAATCTCCGCGCGTGTGGCGGCACGTACCAGACTTGTACCATTGCCCTTCCGTTTCTAAGTCGGAAGCAGGGTCTCGTGACTGTCACGTGCGATCCCAAAAACGTGGAGCATATTTTGAAGGCCAGATTTGATAACTATCCGAAGGGTCCCAATTGGCAGTCTGTGTTCCATGATCTGCTCGGTGATGGGATCTTCAATTCTGATGGTGACACGTGGCGGTTCCAGCGTAAGACTGCTGCACTGGAATTTACCACCAGGACTTTGCGCCAAGCCATGGCTCGATGGGTGAACCGAGCGATAAAGTATAGATTTTGCCCGATTCTTGAATCGGCTCAGGTTAAAGCTAAGCCGGTTGATCTTCAAGACCTTTTACTCAGAATCACTTTTGATAACATATGTGGTTTGACTTTTGGGAAGGACCCACAGACGCTATCAGCAGGGCTTCCTGAAAACGACTTCGCCCTGGCTTTCGACCGAGCCACTGAAGCCACACTTCAACGCTTTATTTTGCCCCAAGCTATATGGCGGCTCAAAAGGTGCCTTCGGCTTGGCATGGAAGTCAGCATGAGCCAAAGCCTTGAACACATGGACGCTTATTTATCCAATATTATCAATACACGTAAGCTGGAGTTGCTGAGTCGGCAGGAAGGTGGGACCCCACATGATGACTTGTTATCCAGATTCATGAAGAAGAAAGAGTCATACTCGGACACATTTCTTCAACACGTGGCACTCAACTTCATCCTAGCTGGACGTGACACCTCATCAGTGGCAATGAGCTGGTTCTTCTGGTTGGTCAGTCAAAATCCAAGAGTGGAAGAGAAAATCCTTACCGAAATTTGTACCGTCCTGATGGAGTCACGTGGCAGTGATATATCCAAGTGGCTAGATGAACCGCTGGCCTTTGACGAAGTTGACCAGTTGACTTATCTCAAGGCAGCATTATCTGAGACACTCAGGCTGTACCCATCAGTCCCGCAAGACTCAAAGCACGTGGTTTCCGACGACGTCTTGCCGACGGGAACTTTCGTTCCGGCGGGTTCATCAGTCACATACTCAATCTACGCAATGGGTCGGATGAAATTCATCTGGGGTGAAGATTTCTCGGAATTCAAGCCAGAAAGATGGTTAAATTCTGATGGTAAAAAGTTCGAGGCACAAGATTCATACAAGTTCGTTGCATTCAATGCTGGTCCAAGAATTTGCTTGGGGAAAGACTTGGCTTATTTACAAATGAAGTCAATAACAGCAGCAGTGTTGTTGCGCCACCGTCTGACATTGGTGCCCGGCCACCGTGTGGAGCAGAAAATGTCACTGACGTTGTTCATGAAGTACGGCCTGCTGGTAAATGTGCAGCCGAGGGAGCTGAAGCCTATAGTGGAAAAAATAAACCCAGGTATCTACCAGAGGGTTGAAATGGTAGCTGGAATTGCCTGA
- the LOC123212074 gene encoding BTB/POZ domain-containing protein At5g41330-like, which yields MPSISVANSMPPYNLMKPLESNVVTIDVGGQIFQTTKQTLTLAGPDSLLSQLAESSHPFVDRDPELFSILLSLLRTGNLPSKAKSFDIEDLIEESKFYNIESLLVSSQSNPSQFDAFNLEKSLVLPLNGRDSPSSIATTKYGTVHVCHGSKITSFDWSMRRKSTILTQFTAIDSLLAMSPSVAAAGASDFSGLQVLDLQKGYVKETLNWENMTKSSCTVQAIGSSADCLFVSFESGRRNSNAIMVYDINSLKPVSEIGHYEIYGAEIDSAIPANKLRWLSGYNLLMSAGSHSAISGVSGDIKLWDLRSGNIVWEVKDKVDCFSDVTISDNLSAIYKVGINSGEVFHMDLRKLGDMTTWLCLGDNNKIVKGKKEGSGCKIESHSNQVFCAKGGDIEFWSEIVMGSKKGSEGGLLGERVFRKNLMGRVKDMGGSRITNLVFGGNKMFVMRKGQQSVEVWQSLVRGF from the coding sequence atGCCTTCAATTTCTGTTGCGAATTCGATGCCACCTTACAATTTGATGAAGCCTTTAGAGTCAAATGTGGTTACCATTGATGTGGGTGGACAAATCTTTCAAACTACAAAGCAAACCCTTACCCTAGCTGGACCTGATTCCCTCCTCTCACAACTGGCTGAGTCGAGTCACCCATTCGTCGACCGTGATCCCGAGTTGTTCTCCATACTTTTGTCCCTTTTGCGAACTGGGAATCTCCCGTCCAAGGCAAAAAGTTTTGATATCGAAGACCTGATCGAAGAGTCGAAGTTTTACAACATTGAGTCGCTTTTGGTCAGCTCTCAATCGAACCCTTCGCAGTTTGACGCTTTCAACCTTGAGAAGTCGTTGGTACTGCCGCTAAATGGCCGTGACTCGCCATCTTCAATTGCGACAACGAAGTATGGGACTGTTCATGTTTGTCACGGAAGTAAAATTACGTCCTTTGACTGGTCGATGAGGAGGAAGTCTACAATTTTAACACAATTCACTGCTATAGATTCTTTGTTAGCGATGTCTCCAAGTGTTGCTGCAGCCGGTGCTAGTGATTTTTCTGGGCTGCAAGTTCTTGATCTTCAGAAAGGGTATGTGAAAGAGACTTTGAATTGGGAAAATATGACTAAGTCTAGTTGTACTGTACAGGCAATTGGTTCGTCAGCTGATTGTTTGTTCGTTAGTTTTGAGTCGGGTAGGAGAAATTCGAATGCTATTATGGTTTATGACATTAATAGTTTGAAGCCTGTTAGTGAGATCGGTCATTATGAGATTTATGGTGCTGAAATAGATTCTGCGATTCCAGCTAATAAGTTGAGGTGGCTTTCGGGTTATAATTTGCTTATGTCAGCTGGATCACATAGTGCCATTTCTGGGGTGTCGGGGGATATAAAATTGTGGGATTTAAGGTCTGGTAATATTGTGTGGGAGGTTAAGGATAAGGTGGATTGCTTTTCTGATGTCACCATATCTGATAATTTATCTGCGATTTATAAAGTTGGTATTAATTCTGGGGAGGTTTTTCATATGGATTTAAGGAAATTGGGAGATATGACTACGTGGCTTTGTCTTGGTGATAATAACAAAATTGTTAAAGGGAAGAAAGAAGGGTCTGGATGTAAGATCGAGAGTCATTCAAACCAAGTGTTTTGTGCAAAAGGAGGTGATATAGAGTTCTGGTCAGAGATTGTAATGGGTTCAAAAAAAGGTAGTGAAGGTGGGTTGTTGGGAGAGAGGGTGTTTAGGAAGAATTTGATGGGAAGGGTCAAGGATATGGGAGGTTCAAGGATAACCAATTTGGTATTTGGAGGCAACAAGATGTTTGTAATGCGTAAGGGTCAGCAATCTGTTGAGGTTTGGCAGAGTTTAGTGAGGGGATTCTGA
- the LOC123212241 gene encoding uncharacterized protein At1g76660-like: MRGVNGDSRALNNTLETISAAATAIASAENRVPQAAVQKRRWGGCFYWCFGFHKDRKRIGGAVCVPEPTSSRIDASTAENLTQAPALVPPFIAPPSSPASFLQSEPPSATQSPAGLVSFNSISANMYSPSGPASIFAIGPYAHETQLVSPPVFSTFTTEPSTAPFTPPPESVHLTTPSSPEVPFAQLLEPNLRSSEGGQRFPFSQYEFQSYHLYPGSPVGHLISPSSGISGSGTSSPFPDGEFAAGGPQFPEFRMGDRSKLLNLDKLATHEWGSHQGSGSLTPDTVRSTPRNGFLLDHNTSEVALQSPSENGLQNDQVVGHRVSFELTAEDVVRCVDLKPTTLTIAVSESLQNGATAEREETPRKVENVHQCCVGETSDETPEQAAADVEVKLAPQHHKQQSITLGSSKEFNFDNADGDSCEPKLASDWWANEKVIGKDTGAIKNWSFFPVIQPGVS; encoded by the exons ATGAGAGGCGTGAATGGAGATTCAAGAGCTTTGAACAACACTTTGGAGACCATAAGCGCGGCTGCTACTGCGATCGCTTCTGCTGAGAATCGTGTGCCTCAAGCTGCGGTTCAg AAGAGAAGATGGGGTGGCTGCTTTTACTGGTGTTTTGGATTTCACAAGGACAGGAAACGAATTGGGGGTGCTGTCTGTGTTCCTGAACCAACGTCCTCCCGAATTGATGCATCCACCGCTGAAAATCTAACACAAGCACCTGCCTTAGTCCCTCCCTTCATTGCACCTCCCTCCTCCCCTGCATCTTTCCTTCAATCAGAACCTCCTTCTGCTACACAATCACCAGCAGGTTTAGTTTCTTTCAACTCTATATCTGCCAACATGTACTCCCCTAGTGGACCTGCCTCAATTTTTGCTATTGGTCCTTATGCTCATGAAACCCAGTTAGTCTCACCTCCTGTCTTCTCGACCTTCACCACGGAGCCATCAACTGCTCCTTTTACTCCACCTCCTGAGTCTGTCCACTTGACTACACCTTCCTCACCTGAGGTGCCATTTGCACAGCTTCTTGAACCTAATCTCCGAAGTAGTGAGGGTGGTCAGAGATTTCCATTTTCCCAATATGAATTTCAGTCTTACCATCTTTATCCTGGAAGCCCAGTCGGCCACCTGATCTCACCTAGCTCTGGCATCTCAGGTTCAGGAACCTCCTCTCCTTTCCCGGACGGGGAGTTTGCTGCTGGGGGTCCTCAATTTCCTGAGTTCCGAATGGGTGATCGTTCTAAACTGTTGAACCTTGATAAACTTGCTACCCATGAATGGGGGTCACATCAAGGTTCTGGATCTTTGACCCCGGACACTGTAAGGTCCACTCCTCGCAATGGTTTTCTTCTGGACCATAACACTTCTGAGGTTGCATTACAGTCGCCATCGGAGAATGGACTCCAAAATGACCAGGTTGTTGGGCATAGAGTCTCGTTTGAGTTAACTGCTGAGGATGTTGTAAGATGTGTAGATTTGAAGCCAACAACATTGACTATAGCTGTATCAGAATCTCTACAGAATGGGGCAACTGCTGAGAGAGAAGAAACTCCCAGAAAAGTCGAAAATGTTCATCAGTGTTGTGTTGGAGAAACATCTGATGAGACACCAGAACAAGCTGCAGCCGATGTGGAAGTGAAACTGGCACCTCAGCATCATAAGCAGCAATCTATCACACTAGGTTCAAgcaaagaatttaattttgacaatGCAGATGGAGATTCATGTGAGCCTAAACTTGCTTCTGACTGGTGGGCAAATGAGAAGGTAATTGGGAAGGATACCGGGGCCATTAAAAATTGGTCCTTCTTCCCTGTGATTCAGCCAGGTGTGAGCTAA